A genomic region of Xanthomonas campestris pv. phormiicola contains the following coding sequences:
- the map gene encoding type I methionyl aminopeptidase: MTVNLKTPQDIEKMRIAGRLAAEVLDIIGPHVKPGVTTAELDRICHDHIVNVQQAVPANVGYRGYPKTVCSSVNNVICHGIPSDSKVLKDGDIVNIDVTVIKDGWHGDTSRMYYVGTPSVMARRLVEATYEAMWRGIRAVRPGATLGDVGHAIQQYAEGERFSVVREYCGHGIGKVYHDEPQVLHYGRPGEGLVLTPGMTFTIEPMINEGSRFTRVLPDGWTVVTKDRKLSAQWEHMIAVTEDGVEVLTLSPGGLGEP; encoded by the coding sequence ATGACCGTCAATCTGAAAACTCCCCAGGACATCGAGAAGATGCGCATCGCCGGCCGCCTGGCCGCCGAGGTGCTCGACATTATCGGGCCACATGTGAAGCCCGGCGTGACCACCGCCGAGCTGGACCGCATCTGCCACGACCACATCGTCAACGTGCAGCAGGCGGTGCCGGCCAACGTCGGTTACCGCGGCTACCCGAAGACGGTATGCAGCTCGGTGAACAACGTGATCTGCCACGGCATCCCCAGCGACAGCAAGGTCCTGAAGGACGGCGACATCGTCAATATCGACGTCACCGTGATCAAGGACGGCTGGCATGGCGACACCAGCCGCATGTACTACGTCGGCACGCCGTCGGTGATGGCGCGGCGCCTGGTCGAAGCCACCTACGAGGCGATGTGGCGCGGCATCCGCGCGGTGCGGCCGGGCGCCACGCTCGGCGACGTCGGCCACGCGATCCAGCAATACGCCGAAGGCGAGCGTTTCAGCGTGGTGCGCGAGTACTGCGGCCACGGCATCGGCAAGGTCTACCACGACGAGCCGCAGGTGCTGCATTACGGCCGTCCCGGCGAAGGCCTGGTGCTGACGCCGGGCATGACCTTCACCATCGAGCCGATGATCAACGAAGGCTCGCGCTTCACCCGCGTGCTGCCGGACGGCTGGACCGTGGTGACCAAGGACCGCAAGCTGTCGGCGCAGTGGGAGCACATGATCGCGGTCACCGAAGACGGCGTGGAAGTGCTGACCCTGTCGCCCGGCGGCCTCGGCGAGCCGTGA
- the asnB gene encoding asparagine synthase B translates to MCSIFGIFGLQPGDDLQALRRQALDCSQRQRHRGPDWSGVYVDDGAILVHERLAIVDPAGGSQPLLSADGQLALAVNGEIYNHRELKKQLTQPYAFQTGSDCEVINALYREQTPAALLNRLNGIFAFALWDKAAGRVLIARDPMGVCPLYWGHDTQGRLRVASEMKSLADSCADVAQFPPGHYYDSASGELQQYYRKPWRDYDAVQGVQVGKQELREAFERAVHRQLMTDVPYGVLLSGGLDSSLVAAVAARFARKRIEDNDEAEAWWPRLHSFAIGLKGSPDLAAAAIAAEALGTVHHGFEYTFEEGLDALPEVIRHIETYDVTTIRASTPMFLLARRIKAMGVKMVLSGEGSDEIFGGYLYFHKAPNAREFHEELIRKLDALYNYDCLRANKSMMAWGVEPRVPFLDVEFLDVAMRMDAQYKMIDKTSSGAIRMEKGVLREAFEGYLPESILWRQKEQFSDGVGYGWIDGLKAHAQAQVSDRELAAADKRFPANPPQTKEAYYYRTLFERAFPTPAAAETVPGGKSIACSSPAAIAWDASFATMADPSGRAVAGVHEQALGA, encoded by the coding sequence ATGTGTTCGATCTTCGGCATCTTCGGCCTGCAACCGGGCGACGACCTGCAGGCGCTGCGCCGGCAGGCGCTGGACTGCTCGCAGCGGCAGCGCCATCGCGGTCCGGACTGGAGCGGCGTGTATGTCGACGACGGTGCGATCCTGGTGCATGAGCGCCTGGCCATCGTCGATCCGGCCGGCGGCTCGCAGCCGTTGCTGTCCGCAGACGGCCAGCTGGCGCTGGCGGTCAACGGCGAGATCTACAACCACCGCGAACTGAAGAAGCAGCTGACCCAGCCGTACGCGTTCCAGACCGGGTCGGATTGCGAGGTGATCAACGCGCTGTACCGCGAGCAGACGCCGGCCGCGCTGCTCAACCGGCTCAACGGCATCTTCGCCTTCGCGCTGTGGGACAAGGCCGCCGGACGCGTGCTGATCGCGCGCGATCCGATGGGCGTGTGCCCGCTGTACTGGGGCCACGACACCCAGGGCCGGCTGCGCGTGGCCTCGGAGATGAAGTCGCTGGCCGACAGCTGCGCCGACGTCGCCCAGTTCCCGCCGGGCCATTACTACGACAGCGCCAGCGGCGAACTGCAGCAGTATTACCGCAAGCCGTGGCGCGACTACGACGCCGTGCAGGGCGTACAGGTCGGCAAGCAGGAACTGCGCGAGGCGTTCGAGCGCGCCGTGCACCGCCAGCTGATGACCGACGTGCCGTACGGCGTGCTGCTGTCCGGCGGGCTGGATTCCTCGCTGGTCGCGGCGGTGGCGGCGCGCTTCGCGCGCAAGCGCATCGAGGACAACGACGAGGCCGAGGCCTGGTGGCCACGCCTGCATTCGTTCGCGATCGGCCTGAAGGGCTCGCCCGACCTGGCCGCCGCGGCGATCGCCGCCGAGGCGCTGGGCACCGTGCACCACGGCTTCGAATACACCTTCGAGGAAGGCCTGGACGCGTTGCCGGAAGTGATCCGGCACATCGAGACCTACGACGTCACCACCATCCGCGCGTCCACGCCGATGTTCCTGCTGGCGCGGCGGATCAAGGCGATGGGGGTGAAGATGGTGCTGTCCGGCGAGGGCAGCGACGAGATCTTCGGCGGCTACCTGTACTTCCACAAGGCGCCGAACGCGCGCGAATTCCACGAGGAGCTGATCCGCAAGCTCGACGCGCTCTACAACTACGACTGCCTGCGCGCCAACAAGTCGATGATGGCCTGGGGCGTGGAGCCGCGGGTGCCGTTCCTGGACGTGGAGTTCCTGGACGTGGCGATGCGCATGGACGCGCAGTACAAGATGATCGACAAGACCAGCAGCGGCGCGATCCGCATGGAAAAAGGCGTGCTGCGCGAGGCCTTCGAAGGCTACCTGCCCGAGTCGATCCTGTGGCGGCAGAAGGAGCAGTTCAGCGACGGCGTCGGCTACGGCTGGATCGACGGGCTCAAGGCGCATGCGCAGGCGCAGGTCAGCGACCGCGAACTGGCCGCGGCCGACAAGCGCTTCCCGGCCAACCCGCCGCAGACCAAGGAAGCCTATTACTACCGCACGCTGTTCGAGCGCGCGTTCCCCACGCCGGCCGCGGCCGAGACCGTGCCCGGCGGCAAGTCGATCGCCTGCTCCTCGCCGGCGGCGATCGCCTGGGATGCGAGCTTCGCGACGATGGCCGATCCGTCCGGCCGCGCGGTGGCCGGGGTCCACGAACAGGCGCTGGGGGCGTGA
- a CDS encoding [protein-PII] uridylyltransferase — translation MPDAAADDADWAAAARQLLVQADARLCKRFDQGEDIDRLLALRARALDQLIKHAWNRCLPRDAGLALFAVGGYGRGELFPRSDIDLLVLGEPERQRAHEQALARLFALLWHAGVPVSHAVRSAAQCTTACADQTVLTALIEARPLLADAAARAALAAAIAPQKVWTPRAFFLAKREELQTRHQRFGDTADNLEPDIKDGPGGLRDLHTLGWMALRAFGVRDLEALVGLGHVGHDEADALARERKALARLRFGLHLVAGRPEERLRFDYQKALAQRLGYVDDPESLGVEKMMQRFYRSAAMIRRISDRLLQRFEEQFDGEAQPQPLGAGFSLRRGYLAADAETWPQADPVQVFGLFAIWAAHGEVRGLHSLTARALAEALPQLPAYDSASALARERFLALLRGPRAVQTLTRMARLGVLGQWIPAFAQVSGRMQFDLFHVYTVDQHTLMVLKNIAVFASARADDRFSIAHEVWPRLRKPELLLLAGLFHDIAKGRGGDHSELGAVDARAFCAGHGLSAADTELVVWLVEQHLRMSVTAQKQDISDADVIHRFATLVGDRERLDYLYLLTCADIAGTSPKLWNAWKDRLLADLYFAARRALREGLEHPLPVAERVQEAREATRALMHLQGHDDAVIDRQFAGMPDESFLRFRPEQLAWQASSLMEVELGGTLVKVRPVTPDDDALEVFVYSPDRDGLFAAIVMTLDRLGYGIHRARVLDAPHAAIFDTFEVMPADAFASGDTAQLEAALREALAGDLTRLRPARRVVPRQLRHFRFAPRIEFRESVDGRRTRLSLVAPDRPGLLSNVAQVLRRQQLRVHDARIATFGERAEDVFQITDEHNLPLPDASRQALHAALQACLDPDTPPGESR, via the coding sequence ATGCCCGACGCGGCGGCCGACGATGCCGATTGGGCCGCTGCGGCCCGGCAACTGCTGGTCCAGGCCGACGCGCGGCTGTGCAAGCGCTTCGACCAGGGCGAGGACATCGACCGCCTGCTGGCGCTGCGCGCGCGCGCGCTGGACCAGCTGATCAAGCATGCCTGGAACCGCTGCCTGCCGCGCGACGCCGGACTGGCGCTTTTTGCGGTCGGCGGCTACGGCCGCGGCGAGTTGTTCCCGCGCTCGGACATCGACCTGCTGGTGCTCGGCGAACCCGAGCGCCAGCGCGCGCACGAGCAGGCGCTGGCGCGGCTGTTCGCGCTGCTCTGGCACGCCGGCGTGCCGGTGAGCCATGCGGTGCGTTCGGCCGCGCAATGCACCACCGCCTGCGCCGACCAGACCGTGCTGACCGCGCTGATCGAGGCGCGCCCGCTGCTCGCCGATGCCGCCGCGCGGGCGGCGCTGGCCGCGGCGATCGCGCCGCAGAAGGTGTGGACGCCGCGCGCGTTCTTCCTGGCCAAGCGCGAGGAACTGCAGACCCGCCACCAGCGTTTCGGCGACACCGCCGACAACCTGGAGCCAGACATCAAGGACGGCCCGGGCGGCCTGCGCGACCTGCACACGCTGGGCTGGATGGCGCTGCGCGCGTTCGGCGTGCGCGATCTGGAAGCGCTGGTCGGGCTGGGCCACGTCGGCCACGACGAGGCCGATGCGCTGGCGCGCGAACGCAAGGCGCTGGCACGGCTGCGCTTCGGCCTGCATCTGGTCGCCGGGCGCCCGGAGGAGCGGCTGCGTTTCGACTACCAGAAGGCGTTGGCGCAGCGCCTGGGCTATGTCGACGACCCGGAGAGCCTGGGCGTGGAGAAGATGATGCAGCGCTTCTATCGCAGTGCGGCGATGATCCGGCGCATCAGCGACCGCCTGCTGCAGCGCTTCGAGGAACAGTTCGACGGCGAGGCGCAGCCGCAGCCGCTGGGCGCCGGCTTCTCGCTGCGCCGCGGTTACCTGGCCGCCGATGCCGAGACCTGGCCGCAGGCCGATCCGGTGCAGGTGTTCGGGCTGTTCGCGATCTGGGCCGCGCATGGCGAGGTGCGCGGCCTGCATTCGCTGACCGCGCGCGCGCTGGCCGAGGCGCTGCCGCAGTTGCCCGCCTACGACAGCGCCAGCGCGCTGGCGCGCGAGCGGTTCCTGGCGCTGCTGCGCGGCCCGCGCGCGGTGCAGACGCTGACCCGGATGGCGCGGCTGGGCGTGCTCGGGCAATGGATCCCGGCGTTCGCGCAGGTCTCCGGGCGCATGCAGTTCGACCTGTTCCATGTGTACACGGTGGACCAGCACACGCTGATGGTGCTGAAGAACATCGCGGTGTTCGCCAGCGCCCGCGCCGACGACCGTTTCTCGATCGCGCACGAGGTGTGGCCGCGGCTGCGCAAGCCGGAGCTGCTGCTGCTGGCCGGGCTGTTCCACGACATCGCCAAGGGCCGCGGCGGCGACCATTCCGAACTCGGCGCGGTGGATGCGCGCGCGTTCTGCGCCGGCCACGGACTCAGCGCGGCCGATACCGAACTGGTGGTGTGGCTGGTCGAGCAGCACCTGCGCATGTCGGTGACCGCGCAGAAGCAGGACATCTCCGATGCGGACGTGATCCACCGCTTCGCCACCCTGGTCGGCGACCGCGAGCGCCTGGATTACCTGTATCTGCTGACCTGCGCCGACATCGCCGGCACCAGCCCCAAGCTGTGGAACGCGTGGAAGGACCGGTTGCTGGCCGACCTGTATTTCGCCGCGCGGCGCGCGCTGCGCGAAGGCCTGGAGCATCCGCTGCCGGTCGCCGAACGGGTGCAGGAAGCGCGCGAGGCCACCCGCGCGCTGATGCATCTCCAGGGACACGACGACGCCGTCATCGACCGCCAGTTCGCCGGCATGCCGGACGAGAGCTTCCTGCGCTTCCGCCCCGAGCAACTGGCCTGGCAGGCCAGTTCGCTGATGGAAGTGGAACTGGGCGGCACCCTGGTCAAGGTGCGCCCGGTCACCCCCGACGACGACGCGCTGGAAGTGTTCGTGTATTCGCCGGACCGCGACGGCCTGTTCGCCGCCATCGTGATGACCCTGGACCGGCTCGGCTACGGCATCCACCGCGCCCGCGTGCTCGACGCGCCGCACGCGGCGATCTTCGATACCTTCGAGGTGATGCCGGCCGATGCCTTCGCCAGCGGCGACACCGCGCAGCTGGAAGCGGCGCTGCGCGAGGCGCTGGCCGGCGACCTGACCCGGCTGCGCCCGGCGCGGCGCGTGGTGCCGCGGCAGCTGCGCCATTTCCGCTTCGCGCCGCGCATCGAATTCCGCGAGAGCGTGGACGGCCGCCGCACCCGCCTGAGCCTGGTCGCGCCGGACCGGCCCGGGCTGCTGTCGAACGTGGCGCAGGTGCTGCGCCGCCAGCAGCTGCGCGTGCACGACGCGCGCATCGCCACCTTCGGCGAGCGCGCCGAGGACGTGTTCCAGATCACCGACGAGCACAACCTGCCGTTGCCCGACGCCTCCCGCCAGGCGCTGCACGCCGCACTGCAGGCCTGTCTGGACCCCGATACCCCGCCTGGAGAATCCCGCTAA
- the dapE gene encoding succinyl-diaminopimelate desuccinylase, with amino-acid sequence MSDVVDLTCDLIARPSLTPDDAGCQDLIAQRLARAGFAIERLRFGQVDNLWATHGSGAPVLALLGHTDVVPPGPREAWASDPFVPQIRDGVLYGRGAADMKSGVAAFVVAAEQFVAAQPQHPGTLALLLTSDEEGDALDGVRKVAETFRARGERIDWCITGEPSSSERLGDLLRVGRRGSLSATLAVQGVQGHVAYPHKARNPIHLAAPALAELVARHWDDGYESFPPTSLQISNVHAGTGANNVIPGDLQVAFNLRYNPHWDAPRLEAEIAALLDRHGLDCTLRWHRSGEPFYTPEGRLRSIAREVLGEVAGAAPEESTGGGTSDARFIASLGAQCIEVGPVNASIHQVDEHVRVADLEALPALYLRLIERLLS; translated from the coding sequence ATGTCCGACGTCGTCGACCTCACCTGTGACCTGATCGCCCGCCCGTCGCTGACCCCCGACGATGCCGGCTGCCAGGACCTGATCGCGCAGCGGCTGGCGCGCGCCGGCTTCGCCATCGAGCGGCTGCGCTTCGGCCAGGTCGACAACCTGTGGGCCACGCACGGCAGCGGCGCGCCGGTGCTGGCGCTGCTCGGCCATACCGACGTGGTGCCGCCCGGGCCGCGCGAAGCCTGGGCCAGCGATCCGTTCGTGCCGCAGATCCGCGACGGCGTGCTGTACGGCCGCGGCGCGGCCGACATGAAGAGCGGGGTGGCCGCGTTCGTGGTCGCCGCCGAGCAGTTCGTCGCCGCGCAGCCGCAGCACCCCGGCACGCTGGCGCTGCTGCTGACCTCCGACGAGGAGGGCGACGCGCTGGACGGCGTGCGCAAGGTCGCCGAGACCTTCCGCGCGCGCGGCGAGCGCATCGACTGGTGCATCACCGGCGAGCCTTCGTCCAGCGAGCGGCTCGGCGACCTGTTGCGCGTCGGCCGCCGCGGCAGCCTGTCGGCCACGCTCGCGGTGCAGGGCGTGCAGGGGCACGTGGCGTATCCGCACAAGGCGCGCAACCCGATCCACCTCGCCGCGCCGGCGCTGGCGGAGCTGGTCGCGCGGCATTGGGACGACGGCTACGAGAGCTTCCCGCCGACCAGCCTGCAGATCTCCAACGTGCATGCCGGTACCGGCGCCAACAACGTGATCCCCGGCGACCTGCAGGTGGCCTTCAACCTGCGCTACAACCCGCACTGGGACGCGCCGCGGCTGGAAGCGGAGATCGCCGCGCTGCTCGACCGCCACGGCCTGGACTGCACGCTGCGCTGGCATCGCAGCGGCGAGCCGTTCTACACCCCGGAAGGGCGCCTGCGCAGCATCGCGCGCGAGGTGCTGGGCGAGGTCGCCGGCGCGGCGCCGGAAGAGAGCACCGGCGGCGGCACCTCCGATGCGCGCTTCATCGCCTCGCTGGGCGCGCAATGCATCGAGGTCGGCCCGGTCAACGCCAGCATCCACCAGGTGGACGAGCACGTGCGCGTCGCCGACCTGGAGGCGCTGCCGGCGCTGTACCTGCGCCTGATCGAACGGTTGCTGTCGTAA
- a CDS encoding spore coat U domain-containing protein, whose product MQAFHRALATIALLAAGTGIASAQTDSRTFNVKIQITSVCDIQTAPTDVDFGSVNSTQTSINSTGTLNVRCTSGTPYNIALNAGSGSGATVTSRTMGSADAGNTARVPYALYRNSARTQNWGSTIGSDTQAGTGNGAVQPLVVYGQVASTNYPAGSYSDVVTATVTW is encoded by the coding sequence ATGCAAGCTTTCCATCGTGCACTCGCCACCATTGCGCTGCTGGCCGCCGGGACCGGCATCGCTTCCGCCCAGACCGACTCGCGCACCTTCAACGTCAAGATCCAGATCACCAGCGTCTGCGACATCCAGACCGCCCCGACCGACGTCGATTTCGGCAGCGTCAACTCCACCCAGACCTCGATCAACAGCACCGGCACCTTGAACGTGCGCTGCACCTCGGGCACCCCGTACAACATCGCGCTCAACGCCGGCAGCGGCTCCGGCGCGACGGTGACCTCGCGCACCATGGGCAGCGCCGATGCCGGCAATACCGCACGCGTGCCGTACGCCCTGTACCGCAACTCGGCGCGCACCCAGAACTGGGGGTCGACCATCGGCAGCGACACCCAGGCCGGCACCGGCAATGGTGCGGTACAACCGCTCGTCGTCTACGGCCAGGTCGCCAGCACCAATTACCCTGCCGGCTCGTACAGCGACGTCGTCACCGCCACCGTCACCTGGTAA
- a CDS encoding arsenate reductase: MTTLYGLKNCDTCKKATKWLDRFGVAHAFVDYREHKPSPETLLAWAGKAGGFDALVNKSSTTWRQLPDNRKTPGSEAEWKLLLREYPQLIRRPVVVTDDGQLSQGFSDNGFKQRFGVG, from the coding sequence ATGACGACGCTGTACGGACTGAAGAACTGCGATACCTGCAAGAAGGCGACGAAATGGCTGGACCGCTTCGGCGTGGCCCATGCGTTCGTCGATTACCGCGAACACAAGCCGAGTCCGGAGACCCTGCTCGCATGGGCCGGCAAGGCCGGCGGTTTCGATGCGCTGGTCAACAAGTCCTCGACCACCTGGCGGCAGCTGCCGGACAACAGGAAGACGCCGGGGTCCGAGGCCGAATGGAAGCTGCTGCTGCGCGAATATCCGCAATTGATCCGCCGGCCGGTGGTCGTGACCGACGACGGGCAACTCAGCCAGGGCTTCTCGGACAACGGCTTCAAGCAGCGCTTCGGCGTAGGCTGA
- a CDS encoding fimbria/pilus periplasmic chaperone: protein MPIAAALWLAAILAAQAASLQVAPTSVQLTAEQSAQGLWLSNSGDTPLQAQVRVFRWRQQDGEDLLDPSDRIAISPPMLELAPHSRQLVRIIRLDDAPRTTEETYRVLVDELPSADATASASGLQFVLRYSVPIFVKPAAAAAPALQARLIRDAAAPALEVVNQGSEHAQLVDLHFVASDGTRAAIADGLAGYVLPGQHKRWPLPPALVRADGTFKATINGEPLAQSLALEAQAP, encoded by the coding sequence ATGCCGATCGCTGCCGCCCTGTGGCTGGCGGCGATCCTGGCGGCCCAGGCCGCCAGCCTGCAGGTCGCACCGACCTCGGTGCAGTTGACCGCGGAACAGTCGGCGCAGGGCCTGTGGCTGAGCAACAGCGGCGACACGCCGCTGCAGGCGCAGGTGCGGGTGTTCCGCTGGCGCCAGCAGGACGGCGAGGACCTGCTCGACCCCAGCGACAGGATCGCGATCAGCCCGCCGATGCTGGAACTGGCGCCGCACTCGCGGCAACTGGTGCGCATCATCCGCCTGGACGATGCGCCCAGGACCACCGAGGAGACCTATCGGGTCCTGGTCGACGAACTGCCCTCGGCGGACGCCACGGCCAGCGCGTCCGGGCTGCAGTTCGTGCTGCGCTACTCGGTGCCCATCTTCGTCAAGCCGGCCGCCGCCGCGGCCCCCGCGCTGCAGGCACGGCTGATCCGCGACGCCGCCGCGCCGGCGCTGGAGGTCGTCAACCAGGGCAGCGAACACGCGCAGCTGGTGGACCTGCATTTCGTCGCCAGCGACGGCACCCGTGCCGCGATCGCCGACGGCCTGGCCGGCTACGTGCTGCCTGGCCAACACAAGCGCTGGCCGCTTCCTCCTGCGCTGGTGCGTGCCGACGGCACGTTCAAGGCCACGATCAACGGTGAGCCCCTTGCTCAATCGCTCGCGCTGGAAGCACAGGCTCCTTGA
- the dapD gene encoding 2,3,4,5-tetrahydropyridine-2,6-dicarboxylate N-succinyltransferase, which produces MATKKPAAGKKPAAKTAAASKTAAKKTEVRKTAVTSAAAKPVAAPKSPAKPVRAKPAAGPGADELKFTIDSAFERRAALTLDEIEGSTKPVVNRVIDGLEAGEFRVAEPDGHGGWKVNEWLKKAVLLYFRVNEMAVVEAQPAPFWDKVESRFAGYHEADFRKAGVRVVPGAIARRGSYFGKDVVLMPSFTNIGAHVGEGTMVDTWATVGSCAQIGKHCHLSGGAGIGGVLEPLQAGPTIIEDHCFVGARSEVVEGVVVGHHSVIGMGVFIGQSTRIYNRATGEVSYGYVPPYSVVVSGQLPSKDGSHSLYCAVIVKQVDARTRSKTSVNDLLRGLAD; this is translated from the coding sequence ATGGCCACCAAGAAGCCTGCCGCCGGCAAGAAGCCTGCCGCCAAGACCGCTGCCGCCAGCAAGACCGCTGCGAAGAAGACCGAGGTCAGGAAGACCGCCGTCACCAGCGCTGCCGCCAAGCCGGTGGCCGCGCCGAAATCGCCGGCCAAGCCGGTGCGCGCCAAGCCGGCCGCCGGCCCCGGCGCCGACGAGCTGAAGTTCACCATCGACAGTGCCTTCGAGCGCCGCGCCGCACTGACCCTGGACGAGATCGAGGGCTCGACCAAGCCGGTGGTCAACCGCGTCATCGATGGCCTGGAAGCGGGCGAGTTCCGCGTCGCCGAGCCGGACGGGCACGGCGGCTGGAAGGTCAACGAGTGGCTGAAGAAGGCGGTGCTGCTGTATTTCCGGGTCAATGAGATGGCCGTGGTCGAGGCGCAGCCGGCGCCGTTCTGGGACAAGGTCGAATCGCGCTTCGCCGGCTATCACGAGGCCGACTTCCGCAAGGCCGGCGTGCGCGTGGTGCCGGGCGCGATCGCCCGCCGCGGCAGCTATTTCGGCAAGGACGTGGTGCTGATGCCGAGCTTCACCAACATCGGGGCGCACGTGGGCGAGGGCACCATGGTCGATACCTGGGCCACGGTCGGGTCGTGCGCGCAGATCGGCAAGCATTGCCACCTGTCCGGCGGCGCCGGCATCGGCGGCGTGCTCGAACCGCTGCAGGCCGGCCCGACCATCATCGAGGACCACTGCTTCGTCGGCGCGCGTTCGGAAGTGGTGGAGGGCGTGGTGGTCGGCCACCACAGCGTGATCGGCATGGGCGTGTTCATCGGCCAGAGCACGCGCATCTACAACCGCGCCACCGGCGAGGTCTCCTACGGCTACGTGCCGCCGTACAGCGTAGTGGTGTCCGGCCAGCTGCCGTCCAAGGACGGCTCGCACTCGCTGTACTGCGCGGTGATCGTCAAGCAGGTCGATGCCAGGACCCGCAGCAAGACCAGCGTCAACGACCTGCTGCGCGGCCTGGCCGATTGA
- a CDS encoding right-handed parallel beta-helix repeat-containing protein: MNAHPLLALLLPLAACLSSGCATAAAPAAAATDCSVRAEPGDDLQAAVDRVPNDGKPATVCLTAGDFHVTKLLSIQRDGLRLRGQGDATVLRMQDGVQQPVIVVGDYQNERPQRPIRDVSIEQLQIVGGSADKEFMPERPYLSNSLVVVRAGQNIRLSGLRVSKCRSACLLSEYDSRDLLIERNDVSGAIWDGVSFNRTSKVRLIDNYIHDNVAAGITTEHLEDSEIRNNRLERNGSQGVYLADARRNLFVGNQFTGNKGSGIYLACSIRQRTPEILCWDNSMSQDNTFENNTFQGNPYTYTIGVDRAANCSGADFRQNLWRKNNQADASGVDIQPERYGRCMRFE; the protein is encoded by the coding sequence ATGAATGCCCATCCCCTGCTCGCCCTGTTGTTGCCGCTCGCCGCCTGCCTGTCGAGCGGCTGCGCCACGGCCGCCGCGCCCGCGGCCGCCGCCACCGACTGCAGCGTGCGCGCCGAGCCGGGCGACGACCTGCAGGCCGCGGTGGACCGCGTGCCCAACGACGGCAAGCCGGCCACGGTGTGCCTGACCGCCGGCGACTTCCACGTGACCAAGCTGCTGTCGATCCAGCGCGACGGCCTGCGCCTGCGCGGCCAGGGCGATGCCACCGTGCTGCGCATGCAGGATGGCGTGCAGCAGCCGGTCATCGTGGTCGGCGACTACCAGAACGAGCGCCCGCAGCGACCGATCCGCGACGTGAGCATCGAGCAACTGCAGATCGTCGGCGGCAGCGCGGACAAGGAGTTCATGCCCGAGCGCCCGTACCTGAGCAACAGCCTGGTGGTGGTGCGCGCCGGCCAGAACATCCGCCTGTCCGGGCTGCGCGTGAGCAAGTGCCGCAGCGCCTGCCTGCTCAGCGAGTACGACAGCCGCGACCTGCTGATCGAGCGCAACGACGTGTCCGGCGCGATCTGGGACGGCGTGTCGTTCAACCGCACTTCCAAGGTCAGGCTGATCGACAACTACATCCACGACAACGTCGCCGCCGGCATCACCACCGAGCATCTGGAAGACAGCGAGATCCGCAACAACCGCCTGGAGCGCAACGGCAGCCAGGGCGTGTACCTGGCCGATGCGCGGCGCAACCTGTTCGTCGGCAACCAGTTCACCGGCAACAAGGGCTCAGGCATCTACCTGGCCTGCTCGATCCGCCAGCGCACTCCGGAGATCCTGTGCTGGGACAACAGCATGAGCCAGGACAACACCTTCGAGAACAACACCTTCCAGGGCAATCCCTACACCTACACGATCGGCGTGGACCGCGCCGCCAACTGCAGCGGCGCGGACTTCCGCCAGAACCTGTGGCGCAAGAACAACCAGGCCGACGCCTCCGGCGTGGACATCCAGCCGGAGCGCTACGGGCGCTGCATGCGTTTCGAGTAG